In one Neobacillus sp. WH10 genomic region, the following are encoded:
- the scfA gene encoding six-cysteine ranthipeptide SCIFF, translating to MKRIVTLSTRNLKDTAKHGGCGACQTSCQSACKTSCGIANQKCENTINR from the coding sequence ATGAAAAGAATCGTAACACTGAGCACTCGTAATCTGAAGGATACCGCAAAACACGGTGGATGTGGAGCATGCCAGACGTCTTGCCAGTCAGCTTGCAAAACTTCTTGCGGAATTGCAAATCAGAAGTGTGAAAACACAATAAACAGATAG